One segment of Solanum lycopersicum chromosome 1, SLM_r2.1 DNA contains the following:
- the LOC138341856 gene encoding uncharacterized protein has translation MDPPLFQGEKSEDAHEFLTTCRELLEVVGLAESHGVRYATLQLRGPARDWWRTYSGCLLVGSSPVTWEKFTSAFQDRFIPWSVREESRLRFESLRQDGLSVREYEARFCQLSRHELAIIPNETERIRIFVRGLTFSIRSAVFRTFREGTSFQSIVSAAREAELMEREEFGDPKRARISCQFQGASSEVGDHREARIVHSNDLQGEAIIVGFQGPHSSSQTRPPAPQGRGRGRVQSGRGDRFSNSGVAAQQSGGKGTTQVGGSTFSYVFTYFATKFDMICDSMTVPIRVSIPVAMPGVSRVEWKSVSGSYPSKVISFIRAQKMVERGCLSYLAFIRDTSGEGVLVALILARDINFAIDLEPGTKPISIPPYRMALAELKELKDQLQDLLSKGFIRPSVSPCGAPVLFVKKKDGTMRIVIDYKQLNKISEESDGMIAFIEARSSLVEQIRAHQFDDEKLCLIRDKVLRGEAKEVVLDSDGVLRIGGRICVPRTGDLIRLILEEAHVLDGQPERTIQVLEDMLRACVIDFGARLDQYLPLAEFTYNNSYYSSIQMAPFEALYGRRCRSTIGWFDSVEMDSLDTDFFRDAMEQVRMIQYRLLTAQSRQKSYADRRVRALVFMEGDHVGLRLALPPSLSAVHPVFHVSMLRKYISDESHVLSLDSLELGPDLTFEEKPIAILDRQVRKLKTKEIASVKVQWKHRSVGEATWETESDMRARYPQLFEASDFIGSEAQRKGKAQVQE, from the exons atggacccacctctGTTTCAGGGTGAGAAGAGTGAggatgctcatgagtttctaactacctgccgagagttactagaggtggttggattagctgagtcacatggggttcgatatgctacactccaacttcgtggaccagcgagagactggtggaggacttattcgggaTGTTTGCTAGTTGGATCTtctccagtgacttgggagaaGTTTActagtgcattccaagatcgttttatcccatggagcgtgagagaggagagccgcttgaggtttgagagtctgagacaggatggtttatcggttagAGAGTATGAGGCGCGGttttgccagttgtctaggcatgagttggccattattccaaatgagacagagaggatccgcatatttgtgaggggattgactttctctatcaggtcagctgtgtttcggACATTTAGGGAGGGGACTTCTttccagtccattgtgagcgccgccagagaggcggaattgatggagagagaggagtttggggaccctaaaagagCTCGTATATCATGTCAGTTTCAGGGTGCCTCATcggaggtaggggatcacagaga GGCTCGTATAGTTCACAGCAACGACCTACAGGGCGAGgcaattatagtgggttttcagggtccacacagCAGTTCGcag actagaccaccagctccacagggtagaggtcgtggcagggttcagtcaggtagaggtgacAGATTTTCTAAcagtggtgttgcagctcagcagagtgggggtaAAGGTACCACCCAGGTTGGAG gttctacattctcttatgtgtttaCGTATTTTGCtactaaatttgatatgatatgtgatagcatgactgtacctattcgtgtttctatacccgtgg caatgcctggtgtttcgagggttgagtggaagagtgttagtggctcttatcctagcaaggttatctcttttattcGTGCTCAGAAAatggtggagagggggtgtttgtcttacttagcatttattcgggatactagtggAGAGGGAGTGTTAGTGGCTCTTATCCTagcaag ggatatcaattttgctattgatttggagccgggcactaagcctatttctatccctccataCCGTATGGCTctagcagagttgaaagaattgaaggatcagttgcaggatttattgagtaagggttttattcgccctagtgtgTCACCTTGtggtgcccctgtattgtttgtaaagaagaaggatgggactatgagaataGTAATTGATTATaaacagttgaacaag ATTTCAgaagagagtgatgggatgattgcttttattgaggctcggtcttctttagtcgagcaaaTTCGTGCACAccaatttgatgatgaaaaattatgtctcattcgagacaaagtattgagaggggaagctaaggaggttgtccttgattctgatggtgtcttgcgGATCGGAGGTAGAATTTGTGTGCCCAGgacaggcgatttgattagattgattcttgaggaggcccatgtactcg atggtcaaccagagcggaccattcaggtattagaagatatgcttcgagcgtgtgtgatcgattttggtgcaAGATTGGATCAAtatttacccttagcggagttcacctataataacagttattactctagtatccaaatggccccatttgaggcattgtatggtagacggtgtagatctactattggttggtttgattcggtgGAGATGGACTCTCTGGATACAGACTTTtttagagatgctatggagcaagtccgtatgattcagtatagattattgacagctcagagccgacagaagagttatgcagaccggagagttagagcTTTGGTGTTTATGGAAGGTGATCATGTTgggctccga ttagcgttgccacctagtttgtcagcagttcatcctgttttccatgtctctatgcttcggaagtatattTCGGACGAATCTCATGTGCTTTCACTTGACTCTCTGGAGttgggtccagacttgacatttgaggagaagcctatagctattttggataggcaagTTCGAAAGCTTAAGACCAAAGAaattgcttcagtgaaggtgcaatggaagcaccgatcagtgggagaggcaacttgggagactgagtctgacatgcgtgccagatatcctcaactttttgaagcttcaG ATTTCATTGGTtcagaagctcaacggaaagggaaggctcaagtccaagagtaa